From the genome of Denticeps clupeoides chromosome 4, fDenClu1.1, whole genome shotgun sequence, one region includes:
- the LOC114787676 gene encoding LOW QUALITY PROTEIN: protein-L-isoaspartate O-methyltransferase domain-containing protein 1-like (The sequence of the model RefSeq protein was modified relative to this genomic sequence to represent the inferred CDS: deleted 2 bases in 1 codon), whose protein sequence is MGGAVSAGEDNDDLIDNLKEAQYIRSERVEAFRAIDRGDYYLDGYRDTAYKDLAWKHGNIHLSAPCIYSEVMEALMLQQGLSFLNLGSGTGYLSTMVGLIIGPFGVNHGVELHKDVVEYARERLDDFVKTSDSFDRFELCEPQFVVGNCLDISSDSHQYDRIYCGAGVQKAHENYMKIMLKVGGILVMPVEDQLTQITRTGQSSWESKNILPVSFTPLVQQSRPDAIKRDTVDLPPVSVRSLQDLSRIYVRRTLRFLTNEESRSRGLPHKPPQKRKRRRCRQRCINTYVFVGNQLIPQPVESEEDECIEEELKDKEEEKEKEEEDATETLKAEEPQVNLLRDRILSLPLPESLKTYLLYYREK, encoded by the exons ATGGGAGGGGCCGTGAGCGCCGGGGAGGACAATGACGACTTGATCGACAATCTGAAGGAAGCTCAGTACATCCGCAGCGAGCGGGTGGAGGCGTTCCGCGCTATCGACCGCGGCGACTACTACCTGGACGGTTACCGGGACACCGCCTACAAGGACCTGGCGTGGAAGCACGGCAACATCCACCTGTCGGCTCCCTGCATCTACTCGGAGGTGATGGAGGCCCTGATGCTGCAGCAGGGCCTGTCCTTCCTCAACCTGGGCAGCGGGACGGGGTACCTGAGCACCATGGTGGGCCTCATCATAG GCCCCTTCGGCGTGAACCACGGCGTGGAGCTGCACAAGGACGTGGTGGAGTACGCCCGAGAGCGGCTGGACGACTTCGTCAAAACCAGCGACAGCTTCGACAG GTTCGAGCTGTGCGAGCCGCAGTTCGTGGTGGGGAACTGTCTGGACATCTCCTCAGACAGTCACCAGTATGACCGCATTTACTGCGGCGCCGGGGTGCAGAAGGCCCACGAGAACTACATGAAAATAATGCTGAAGGTCGGGGGCATCCTCGTCATGCCCGTCGAGGACCAG CTGACTCAGATAACCCGGACTGGCCAGAGCTCCTGGGAGAGTAAGAACATCCTGCCCGTGTCCTTCACGCCACTGGTGCAGCAGAGCCGACCCGACGCCATCAAAAGAGACACGGTCGATCTCC CTCCGGTGTCGGTGCGCTCCCTGCAGGACCTGTCGCGCATCTACGTCCGCCGCACGCTGCGCTTCCTGACCAATGAGGAGAGTCGCTCCCGTGGCCTC CCCCACAAGCCCCCCCAGAAGCGCAAGCGGCGCCGCTGCCGACAGCGCTGCATCAACACCTACGTCTTCGTGGGAAACCAGCTGATCCCGCAGCCGGTGGAGAGCGAGGAGGACGAGTGCATcgaggaggagctgaaggacaaggaggaggagaaggagaaggaggaggaggacgctACGGAGACACTGAAGGCCGAGGAGCCGCAGGTCAACCTGCTCAGAGACCGAATCCTGAGCCTGCCGCTGCCCGAATCACTCAAGACCTACCTGCTGTACTACCgagagaaataa